The window TACATACAAACTAGAGGTGAGAAAAATTACTTTATGACCTTCATAGATAACTGcacaaaatattgttatgtaTATTTATTACATAGCAAAGATGAAACCTTAGAAAAATTCAAAGAATTTAAACTCGAGATCGAAAATCAGCTTAAAACAACTATTAAGATAGTTTGAAGCGATAGAGGAGGCGAATATGATGGTCcatttaatacattttataaaataaaaatatggaaTAATACATGAAACGACAACTCCTTATTCACTAGAATCTAATGGAGTTGACGAACACAAAAATCAAACTACAAAAGAGATGATGAATGCAATGTTGCTGGAATCTGGATTAACCCATAACATATGAGGGGAAGCATTGCTTACTACTAAGGGCATCTACAACCCATGACACCATTTTAGTGTCAAaatcacactattttagtgtagttttagcACTAAATATTTTTGTGTCTCTAACCACAACACCAAATGTTACACTAAAAAGGAATATTCgtcattattttattattaatcaaattcttttatttttaataattttgtaaatattaatagttttatgactaaaatatattaacaaatattaatattgtaactaaaataataattatatttaagtttatttacattatataataacattattattaatacatactgttatattaattaattaaactcACAAACAAAAGTTAAATTATAACATActagatttaaatattataatattccaACTACAAATGTTTGAATTAAACTTTgttatgtatttaaaatttaattttatatttgttttatacaccctaatatttataacaattaaaatataacaaaacaatGGTGATATAACTAAAAACATTTCATTCAATTATAAACTAATcgtacaaataaaatataattaaacaatacataaataaacagttttaacaaaaaaaaaaacaaaaaaaaaaaatttgccgTCTGCTACAGTGTTGCACCAAATATGGTGTGTTACTGTAGCAAAAAGGAAAATGACACTAAAATGCAGTTTGATATACCGTTGGGTTGGAGAGAGGAAACATCAAAATCAACGCACTATTTTGCTGTTTTACCGTGTGGTTGGACTTGGCCTAATATCATCCTTAACAAAATTCCACACAAAGTAACTGACAAAACTCCATATGAACTATGAAAATGTGATTTACCTTCCTATAAATATCTCAAATTGTGAGGGCGCTTGGCAAAAGTTGCGGTACTGCCACAAAAGAAAATCACTATTGTACCTAAAACAGTGGATTTCATCTTTATCAGATATGCACATAATAGTAGTGCCTATCGATTTggtatataaatctaaaatatcAGACATTCATGAAAATACAGTCATGGAATCAAGAAATGCATCtttgttccaaatattttttgattCAATGAAAAATAAGGTTCGAAATGAACTTTAGAAAAAAGAGACAACGACAATGACTCAGAAATTGAGACAAACGTCGATATTTctgaaaatgatattttagagaagaaaaaaataagatgaaCCTAGAAGGAGAAAAAGAGTTCTAAAGGAAAACCCTTTTGGTGAAGAATTTTTAATGGCATTTTTAGTAGAAAATGATCCAAAAACTTTTTCAGAAGTCATGTCTTTACTAGAAGCTCCATTTTGGAACGAAGTTGTCAAAAGTAAATTTGATTCTATCATGCAAAATTATACATGGTATGTAACGTATTTACCACATGGCTGTAGAGCATTAGGGAATAGATGGATAATGAAACGAAAACTAAACCCTGATGGAAACACCTGGTGGAAATACAAAGATATGCTTGTAGTTCAAGGAATTCGGCAAAAGAAAGGCTTCGACTGTTTTGATTCATATTACCCAGTAACGATAATAACATTAATAAGGTTGATGATAGCAATCACAACTTTAAAAGACCTATAAATccatcaaatggatgtaaaaacCACCTTTTTAAATGgttatttagaagaaaaaatttatatgaaacaATCTGAGGGTTTTTTCATTCCTGGACATGAAGACAAAGTATGCCGACTTGTAAAGTAACTTTATGGGCTAAAACAAGCTCTTAAACAATGGCACACAAAATTTGACAATTCAATGTTGTCAAACTGGTTCAAAATTAATGAATGTAATAAATGCATATACTACAAAACTACCAAAAATACGTATGTTTTGCTATGTCTATATGTACATGATATGCTCATATTGGAAGcaataaatacattatcaattaaaagaaaaacatgctCAAAGGAAATCTGAGATGAAAGATCTCAGATTAGCAGATGTAATTCTCGGAATTAAAGTCACAAGAAAATTAAAGGGAATTATCTTAACCCAATCTCATTATGCTAACAAAATATTAGAGAGATctaaaaattagtctaatggTACCACAAAAACCCTGTTAGATCCCCTACTTCACTTAACAAAGAATTCAGGTGAAGCGATTTTACAAACGAGTATGCACGTGTGATCAGAAGTCTCATGTACTTGACTAGTTGTCTTAGACCAGATATAACACACGAAGTAAACATACTAAGTCTATATACAAGTAATCTAGGTCATAAACACTGGAAAGCTATAAAGAGAGTACTTAATTACTTGCATTATACTAAAGATTTTAACCTTCACTACGGTGAAAAACCATCAGTTTTAGAAGGATACAATGACGCTTACTAGATATCAGattttaaaaactcaaaatccacaAGTGGATACATCTTTACATTAGGCGGAGCAGCAATATCATAGAAATCTACCAAACAAACAGTGTTAGCCAGATCCACCATGAAATCTGAGTTCATAGCCGTAGAAAAAGCAGCAGAAAAAGTTGAATggcttaaaaaaaattggaagatATTCCCATGTGGGAGAAACTTGTGTCAGGTATACGCATACATTGTCATAGTCAATCATCTATAGCTCGGACTCAGAATAATCCCTACAATGGTAAATCTTGTCACATCAGAAGACGACATAAAACCACTAGACAAATTATCTCAAATGTTGTAATCACATTAGATTACATCAAATCGGTTGGCAACCTAGCGGATCCATTCACTAATGCTTTGCCACGAGACATTGTTGCTAAATCATCAAAAAGAATGGGTTTAAAGCCTATAAAGAAAGAGGATGCTTGATTGCAACCCTACCTATCATGACTGGAGATCACAAGACGTAGGTTCAaagggaaaacaaaatcaaacaaaatctaCCAAAAGCACTTTGAGACAATGTAGTCTCTTCCAAGCTCCTAAGATTATAAAAGGGCTAACAAATGTGAGAATGATAAGCATAGGCTTTTAATGAGTCCATAGCTTCTAAAGCGGAGTATTACTCAATACTTTTCATGGTTGATCGCCTAGTGAGTGTGAAATTGGACTGTTTCTAGCAGAATGAATACAAGGCTATATTTTCTAAGTTCACTCATGAAAACCAGAAATAGTTCAGAGCCACAATGAACATAATAGAGAACTAAGTTCTACGAGAAAATGAAGCTGTGTTATGCATGTTGTCTCTATTTATATAAAACACCGGTTGGTTCAAGACATTATGTTCACCTCCTGGTAAAGTAAACCCGACAGATATTAACTATGAGTGGTTCAAGTCTTAAAAATACCACCACTCAAACACACTCAATTTTTTGTAAACACTCTCGATAAGTCTGTCTAGTCTAGTCATGATTAGTATACATATAGTAACTAGAGTCTATTGAGTCTGCATATGTTTAGAATTATTCTATTCATGTGGGGTATTGTTGGATATAATTATAAAACCCATTCGCTTTgataaaattagtgaaaataaatGATTTGGGTTGTGTATTCAAAACCTCATAATGTCAAGATTGACATTAATGCAAAGTCCCACATCGGGAATAACAAAGACATAAGAGATGAGTTTAAATATGTTGAGACATATAACATTGCTTAAATAACCCAGAGAGAAAGGAAGTTCCCCACGCCCGCGCTGCTGCCTCCATCCAGCCGACGGACTCGGTtcggcttgggcttgggcttgggagAATGTGGACTACAAGATGTCTTTTTGGGACCAATTAAACTCAATGTTTTTGCCCatttaattccaaaaaaaagcatacaattttattttaaaagactTGTATTTCGTTAAAAACAACATGTTGTCCCTCTCTTCTTAACGATAATTTTAAACGAGAAAAAATCTTGCGGAGTAAGTTTCGTAACGCCTCACTTCCGAGATCTTCACGAAATTTCCGAAACGTGCGCACATGATGCAAGTTACAAAAGTGGCCCGTCTTCTCGTCTTTAAAAACTCAACTCCTTCTCATTTTATTCTTCATGTTTTACACAGCAAAAAAACCAGCAACTCTCCAAAGTAAGTCTAGAGAGTGTTTAATAGATTTTTAGTTCGTAGGGGCTGGTTCACGATTGTCGCGTGACAGATTACCAATGGTTTATCCTGGGACTCATATTCACTATGATCCATCACACTTACGGATCAAATATAAAGAGTTAAAGAAAGAAATATCATATTTCAACTCATGGTCatgtttatatgttttcttattcGTATTTTGTTCGCTTTTCTTTAAAATCCTAATTATTTAATCGTTTGTTTCAATTCGGCTTTTACAATATCCATATGCACCATTTTTTTCGGTATGTTTGAGCCATTCGAATTAACTGACCAATTCTTAATTCgatatttgattttttcttctgttttatATCTCTATGGAATCCTTAATTCTTAATTCCTTATAACGTTAAGCTAAAGATCAAAGTATTCGAAAATGTGGTAGGTCAGCAAATAACTTCTCAAAATCATCTTTGCAGTTTGGACATAAGGTTCTGACGGATATACACGTACAATTACAACAATTCCTTGAAATTACTACGGTTAGATGAATGGGGAATTATCATGTACTCCACAAGCTTTTGACAGGTAGAAAACACAAATCTTTGGCAACTCCTTGATAAGACACGATTTGAAATGGCTATGTACGTATAGTATAGCGACATTTGTTTCGTGGCTTTGTTGTgctattttgataattttaaattataatacaaATAGTCGACCAGCCAAAAATAggaaatattttactattaaaaataaGTACAAATGTAGcagaaataattataaatttaggAATGGGTTGAAAAATACAAACAACATATGGTGGACAGTGACAAAGTTCAACTGTCATAATACGAAAATTTAATTTGGCCATCATTGGGTTTGCGTAATGGATCAGTATGACTTCCATAGATTGGTATAATCACCACCACCAGAATATTCTCAATTGGGGATATTTTCAATGAGCAAAGATACGATGTGCTCTTTCAAGAACTCGGGGTTGGTGTAAGCGTCTGTATACCTATAAAAAAGATCGATGACACGCGAAAGGTTAAGAATTCTGATCAAGAAAGGGAAACGAAATGAGTGAGGCCTCATTAGCTCTTGGTTCAAGTCCTTCCAAGCATTTGAAACAATGTTCGTTATTACTTGAACGGCTCGTTCCTTAGAAACACAAAATTGCTTCATATAACAGTCAATGCCTGTCGCTACATGCTCCCTCTTGTGTTCAAACTGCAATTATAACATGTCAAATGTATTCAATACTTTGGCAAACAAATGTTTTCAATGGACCGCCATGTCTAAATGAACATTTTATTTGTGTGAACATTGATGACTTCCTCCAAGTCATTTTAACctaattttaagtattttggacAAACCAATGTCTACGCAATCCATCCAATTTTTCTCCACGTACAAAATTGGGCTTAGCCATTTGATTACACTTCGTATATGACTATTTCCACGATTTTCCCATTATGTTTTGGATACGGATCACCCATTTGACATCcttcttaaaatatatttaggaGATCAAAATCACATGTTGGTGCTCACCTCGTAGCTGGTAATGTCATTTGTGAATCGACATATTATCTCAGAAGCTACCCTTATTTTAGGATGTGAGCTTAACCATTCAAAAGCATCAAGTTTCGTGAAATCTCCCATTCCCGCAAATGTCATGGCCATCATGGTATAGTATGCGGAAGACAAGATAGCATTCTCTTTATACTCGTCAAATTTGGCAGTGTAATCCTTTCTCAACCACTTCGCCTCTTGCATATATCCATTGGCTGTTGATTTCAACTGATAATGAAAATTCAGTTAGAGCTAAATATGcttcaaaagagaaaaaaacaattagagtGTTCTTAAAAGTGATTATTGAAGGTCTTAACTGATTTCTTAAAATGTGAGCCACAACCTGACTTTCCTTGCATCTCAAGCTCCTCCTCGAGTTTATCATAGAAATCTATTGTGACACGGTAAAGATGTTTCATGCTGTCAGGTATCCCTTTAGGGGCCTCCGGAAGCCACCTGTTAGGGCAAACCATGTTATAAACCTACCatcgaaaaatataaaaatcttttatgtttttgcgaaATGAGTACTTTTCCAATGCATATGTGAAAAGCTCAAGTTCATCTCCTGTGCCATACGCATCATACATATCATCAAGCGCTGTGAGTAAGATTACTACACTAGCTAATGTAACTCGTGCTTGAGAATATTCAGGCTCAAAGTATGTTCCAAGTGCCCACAAGTACGCCTCGGTTACTCTATGTTTTGTGTATGTTATCTTAGATTCAAATTCCATTTCTTTGTGCCAGCTGAAATGTAGTGAAGAAGGTCAAGTACATGCCAGTCTTGATGGCATTTTCATGAAACATTTTAATGGCCCTTTTTTGTGGgaccccactttcaaataaataCTAGTTACTGGGTGCATAACTCATAAAAATAACAAAGTTCAGAACGAACATGAGATGTCGGGAGTACGCATGAagactttttctattttagctAGCTGAAAATTAAGAAATATACATACACAACTGTtaatattgataaaattatGGGTGCATGTGCCCCATTAATGTTGTACTGCTTTGGCCCCTGGTTAAAGCTGAGAATTAAGGAATTTCATACATAATTTTTCGTTGTTtcacaaaaattataatttttgtttcaatatAACTTTTAGCTTCTTTACCTACTTTGCCCATATTTATTATGATAATTgctacaaataataatttttaaaaataaattatgtattaaaatatacattttcaaCATAGGCCAACTCTGTGGAATCGAATCATCATAAACCGTATATAGCAGAGGACTGAGTCCGAGCACTTCATGTAAGCTTATCATACattttgttctttgtttttgGGATATGTAAAATACTGAAGTGAGTAAAGAATTTCTTACTATGAAATTCTTCCAAATGCGTAGTATAATAAAGTTACTTTTGGTATTATAACTCTGCAATGCTGCGGTTGAATCAAGAAACCACCTGTTTTTTAGCTGCTCCTTCACGGAGACTATTTGGAGGAACCTCACAAGGAAGCTTCTGGGACAGCACTACTCCCACATATGGGATCAAGTTGTTGATCTTATCTCGACGCACACTGTCTCAGGGATATCAAGGTTCCTGCTAAGATATGTGTTTCAAGTTTCCGTCCACACTATTTGGCTTGAGAGAAATGGTAGAAGACACGGCACGGTACAGAGACCTCCGAGCCTTCTTATCAAGTTCATCGACAAGCAGACAAGAAACCGCATAAGTTCACTCCAGGGACGACCCGGGACAGCTTTCAACAAAGCGATGGCAGCTTGGTTTTCATCTAGAGACTAGATGGTTTCTATTTCACAAACTATTTTGTTTCAAAAGAATCACACAAGCTTAAACTAAAGCTGCATTAGTTTGTACAAAAGCCtttttgatttgaataaatttaacattctttcaaaaaaaaaaaaaaaaaagaatttcatAATTACAATTTTGGTGGAGCCAAGAGAGTATTTTTTGTACTGTAATAGAGGGATCAAAAATTAGAGTTATAGAGAATGTTTCATACAATATTATGTAACTCAAATTTTACATTTGGCTATAtgataacatatataatttttttttttaaatgtttcaaaaaaaatcttatttgttcaaaaaaaagtgtttgaaaaaaaaaaaattaaaaaattgcaTTATGTAGTTAAGGTACAAATTATATgataagttattaaaaaaattagttgtttttgtttattttagaattcttttaacatatttataatatgtaaatggGAGTCAATAAAGTAGAATACTTAGgaaaaaattatagaataaacaataataaagaaaactaaatgTTGCATGTACGGTTAATTGATTCTCTCCTAAATAACTATGAATACAAAAAGAAGTCACTTGACGTACCTTTGATTAAACACTGACCGGAGTAAATACAAAAAGAAGTCACTTTACGAACCTTTGATTAAACACTGACCggagtaaatatataaaaagtgaTTAAAACTTTTTTCATCTAATTGATTTATACGAAAGCTGAAGTGAGAGTATTTATTTCGATAAGCTATTAAGCCTATATAAATTttgatctttatatatttattttgaatagaGCAACGATATCTCAGAGGTACGGGTTATATGTGTTGAGCAGCCGAGATAATTACCTTGTTACACAGGAAAGCTCTTGGCGGTGCAGCATTTGCAGCAAACTAAAGTCAATCTTTGCATACTCAAGTAATGTTTCGTCACACTTCTCTTCCGCCTCGTAGTATGAGATATATTGCCTCGTTTCTATCCTAGAGATGCCTTTGTGAAATGGATGTTTTTGGGCGT of the Brassica rapa cultivar Chiifu-401-42 chromosome A03, CAAS_Brap_v3.01, whole genome shotgun sequence genome contains:
- the LOC103849526 gene encoding alpha-humulene/(-)-(E)-beta-caryophyllene synthase isoform X2; translated protein: MYRGVSRFGKALSNHKLRRRLLPETFSMESEVQRPLAHFPVNIWEDILTWFSNSDLASDTLKEKHSTLKETVKESFIASRANPIENIKFIDTLCRLGVSYNFEKDITQQLEKSFDSLDFNQKIRQDGCDFYTVGIVFQVFRQFGFKLSADVFNKFKDEDGKFKTHLAADARGTLSLYEAAQWSTPGEDTLDEALAFSKAQLEEISSRSSPHLAIRIENAQKHPFHKGISRIETRQYISYYEAEEKCDETLLEYAKIDFSLLQMLHRQELSCVTRWLPEAPKGIPDSMKHLYRVTIDFYDKLEEELEMQGKSGCGSHFKKSLKSTANGYMQEAKWLRKDYTAKFDEYKENAILSSAYYTMMAMTFAGMGDFTKLDAFEWLSSHPKIRVASEIICRFTNDITSYEFEHKREHVATGIDCYMKQFCVSKERAVQVITNIVSNAWKDLNQELMRPHSFRFPFLIRILNLSRVIDLFYRYTDAYTNPEFLKEHIVSLLIENIPN
- the LOC103849526 gene encoding alpha-humulene/(-)-(E)-beta-caryophyllene synthase isoform X1 encodes the protein MYRGVSRFGKALSNHKLRRRLLPETFSMESEVQRPLAHFPVNIWEDILTWFSNSDLASDTLKEKHSTLKETVKESFIASRANPIENIKFIDTLCRLGVSYNFEKDITQQLEKSFDSLDFNQKIRQDGCDFYTVGIVFQVFRQFGFKLSADVFNKFKDEDGKFKTHLAADARGTLSLYEAAQWSTPGEDTLDEALAFSKAQLEEISSRSSPHLAIRIENAQKHPFHKGISRIETRQYISYYEAEEKCDETLLEYAKIDFSLLQMLHRQELSCVTSWHKEMEFESKITYTKHRVTEAYLWALGTYFEPEYSQARVTLASVVILLTALDDMYDAYGTGDELELFTYALEKWLPEAPKGIPDSMKHLYRVTIDFYDKLEEELEMQGKSGCGSHFKKSLKSTANGYMQEAKWLRKDYTAKFDEYKENAILSSAYYTMMAMTFAGMGDFTKLDAFEWLSSHPKIRVASEIICRFTNDITSYEFEHKREHVATGIDCYMKQFCVSKERAVQVITNIVSNAWKDLNQELMRPHSFRFPFLIRILNLSRVIDLFYRYTDAYTNPEFLKEHIVSLLIENIPN